One Streptomyces sp. NBC_01237 genomic region harbors:
- a CDS encoding small secreted protein translates to MNKKLAAALSGGAVLVLTLSGCSDDSDNKVNDWAKDVCDQVQPQLQKIANANAAIQQQTADNSKPADVQKTDSAAFQQISQAYKALGTAVDSAGAPPVDDGETTQKEAVKELNASSVAYAGLKTKVDALDTKDQAKFADGLKGIADELNKISTNGDQALKKLQSGDVGTAMAKQKGCQKPTASAPPAAAPPASEPASPTPSASKKA, encoded by the coding sequence GTGAACAAGAAGCTTGCTGCCGCACTGTCCGGCGGTGCGGTACTCGTACTGACGCTGTCGGGCTGCAGCGACGACAGCGACAACAAGGTGAACGACTGGGCCAAGGACGTCTGCGACCAGGTGCAGCCCCAGCTGCAGAAGATCGCGAACGCCAACGCGGCCATCCAGCAGCAGACCGCGGACAACAGCAAGCCCGCGGATGTCCAGAAGACCGACTCCGCCGCCTTCCAGCAGATCTCGCAGGCGTACAAGGCGCTGGGCACGGCCGTGGACTCGGCAGGCGCGCCGCCGGTCGACGACGGCGAGACCACGCAGAAGGAGGCCGTGAAGGAGCTCAACGCCTCCTCCGTGGCCTACGCCGGCCTGAAGACCAAGGTCGATGCCCTCGACACGAAGGACCAGGCGAAGTTCGCCGACGGTCTGAAGGGCATCGCCGACGAGCTGAACAAGATCAGCACCAACGGTGACCAGGCACTGAAGAAGCTTCAGTCCGGCGATGTCGGCACCGCGATGGCCAAGCAGAAGGGCTGCCAGAAGCCGACGGCTTCGGCGCCGCCGGCCGCGGCTCCCCCGGCGTCCGAGCCCGCGTCGCCCACCCCCTCGGCCAGCAAGAAGGCCTGA
- a CDS encoding DUF7059 domain-containing protein: protein MSTTSLPAPDRIPGLREALLAAAFTADGLLELLGAPAYAALARSETVPALRATRGETPLDTLVRLFLLQHSVPHERARAALPLEECVEDGWLRRQDGLVRATVDIRPYSGPDGQDWFIVSDLGCAVGGAGGIGSHEEGVVLGVGGASTTLAGITVRTPVATALDLGTGSGIQALHAAQHATRVTATDLNPRALDFTRLTLALSGAAPADLREGSLFEPVGTETFDLIVSNPPFVISPGARLTYRDGGMGGDDLCRTLVRDSGDRLNEGGYAQFLANWQHVEGEEWQDRLRSWVPQGCDAWIVQREVQDVTQYAELWLRDSGDHRTDPAEYAARYEAWLDEFEARRTRAVGFGWITLRKSAAAVAGNPSIVVEEWPHAVEQPLGPAVLDHFARQDYLREQDDAALLAGHFTLAAEVVQEQVGMPGAEDPEHVVLRQHRGMMRATKVDAVAAGFAGVCDGSLPAGRILDAIAQLMSEDPVLLRDRTPQAIRLLVEEGFLEPVMPSAG from the coding sequence GTGAGTACGACCAGCCTTCCCGCGCCCGACCGTATCCCCGGCCTCCGTGAGGCCCTGCTCGCCGCCGCGTTCACCGCCGACGGGCTCCTCGAACTGCTCGGTGCGCCCGCGTACGCCGCGCTCGCCCGCAGCGAGACGGTCCCCGCCCTGCGGGCCACCCGGGGCGAAACACCGCTCGACACGCTGGTGCGGCTGTTTCTTCTTCAGCACTCCGTCCCGCACGAGCGGGCCCGTGCCGCGCTTCCCCTGGAGGAGTGCGTCGAGGACGGCTGGCTGAGGCGACAGGACGGCCTGGTCCGGGCCACCGTCGACATCCGGCCGTACAGCGGGCCCGATGGCCAGGACTGGTTCATCGTCTCCGATCTCGGCTGCGCGGTCGGCGGCGCGGGCGGCATCGGCTCGCACGAGGAGGGGGTCGTCCTGGGCGTCGGCGGAGCGTCCACCACGCTCGCCGGGATCACCGTCCGTACGCCGGTCGCCACCGCCCTCGACCTCGGTACGGGCTCCGGTATCCAGGCGCTGCACGCCGCCCAGCACGCCACCCGGGTCACCGCCACCGACCTCAACCCGCGCGCCCTCGACTTCACCCGGCTCACCCTCGCCCTGTCCGGTGCCGCCCCGGCCGACCTGCGCGAGGGCTCCCTGTTCGAGCCGGTCGGCACCGAGACCTTCGACCTGATCGTCTCCAACCCGCCGTTCGTCATCTCCCCCGGCGCCCGCCTCACCTACCGCGACGGCGGCATGGGCGGCGACGACCTGTGCCGGACCCTGGTGCGCGATTCCGGCGACCGGCTGAACGAGGGCGGCTACGCCCAGTTCCTCGCCAACTGGCAGCACGTGGAAGGCGAGGAGTGGCAGGACCGGCTGCGTTCCTGGGTGCCGCAGGGCTGCGATGCCTGGATCGTGCAGCGTGAGGTGCAGGACGTCACGCAGTACGCGGAGCTGTGGCTGCGCGACAGCGGCGACCACCGCACGGACCCGGCCGAGTACGCCGCCCGTTACGAGGCGTGGCTGGACGAGTTCGAGGCCCGCCGGACCCGGGCCGTCGGCTTCGGCTGGATCACCCTGCGGAAGTCCGCCGCGGCCGTCGCCGGGAATCCGTCGATCGTGGTCGAGGAGTGGCCGCACGCGGTGGAGCAGCCGCTCGGACCGGCCGTCCTGGACCACTTCGCCCGTCAGGACTACCTCCGGGAGCAGGACGACGCGGCCCTGCTGGCCGGGCACTTCACCCTGGCCGCGGAGGTCGTGCAGGAGCAGGTCGGGATGCCCGGCGCCGAGGACCCCGAGCATGTGGTGCTGCGCCAGCACCGAGGGATGATGCGGGCGACGAAGGTGGACGCGGTCGCCGCGGGGTTCGCGGGCGTGTGCGACGGTTCGCTGCCCGCGGGCCGGATTCTGGACGCCATCGCCCAGTTGATGTCCGAGGACCCGGTGCTGCTGCGCGACCGGACCCCGCAGGCGATCCGGCTGCTGGTCGAGGAGGGCTTCCTGGAGCCGGTGATGCCCTCGGCCGGGTGA
- a CDS encoding sodium-translocating pyrophosphatase has protein sequence MAEFVNTPVAVLTQESALSGRPASLAAAELTDGNRLIVVVIAVVAVAALVVARLLVRQVLAAGEGTERMKEIAAAVQEGANAYLARQLRTVGVFAVVVFFLLLLLPADNWSQRAGRSLFFLVGALFSAATGYIGMRLAVRSNVRVAAAAREATPAEGEPEKDLTSVSHKAMKIAFRTGGVVGMITVGLGLLGASCVVLVYAADAPKVLEGFGLGAALIAMFMRVGGGIFTKAADVGADLVGKVEQGIPEDDPRNAATIADNVGDNVGDCAGMAADLFESYAVTLVAALILGKAAFGDAGLAFPLIVPAIGVLTAMIGIFAVAPRRADRSGMTAINRGFFISAVISLVLVAVAVFVYLPSSYAKLDGVTDASITSHGGDPRVFALVAVAIGIVLAALIQQLTGYFTETNRRPVQDIGKSSLTGPATVVLAGISIGLESAVYTALLIGLGVYGAFLLGGTSIMLALFAVALAGTGLLTTVGVIVAMDTFGPVSDNAQGIAEMSGDVTGAGAQVLTDLDAVGNTTKAITKGIAIATAVLAAAALFGSYRDAIATAVDDVGASAGEMGLSLDISQPNNLVGLILGAAVVFLFSGLAINAVSRSAGAVVYEVRRQFREHPGIMDYTEKPEYGRVVDICTKDALRELATPGLLAVLAPIAVGFTLGVGALGSYLAGAIGTGTLMAVFLANSGGAWDNAKKLVEDGHYGGKGSDAHAATVIGDTVGDPFKDTAGPAINPLLKVMNLVALLIAPAVVQFSYGQDASAGVRAVVAVFALAVIVGAVYISKRRGIAVGDDDGSGGEGGQPAKSPDPAAAS, from the coding sequence ATGGCGGAGTTCGTCAACACACCCGTGGCAGTACTGACGCAAGAATCCGCACTTTCCGGCCGTCCCGCCTCACTCGCGGCGGCGGAACTCACCGACGGCAACCGGCTGATCGTCGTCGTCATCGCGGTCGTCGCCGTCGCCGCGCTGGTCGTCGCCCGGTTGCTGGTGCGCCAGGTGCTGGCCGCCGGTGAGGGAACCGAGCGCATGAAGGAGATCGCGGCGGCCGTCCAGGAAGGCGCGAATGCCTATCTGGCCAGGCAGCTGCGTACGGTCGGTGTCTTTGCCGTCGTCGTATTCTTCCTGCTTCTGTTGTTGCCGGCCGACAACTGGTCGCAGCGCGCGGGACGTTCGTTGTTCTTCCTGGTGGGTGCGCTTTTCTCGGCGGCCACCGGATACATCGGTATGCGACTCGCGGTGCGCAGTAATGTGCGTGTGGCGGCTGCTGCGCGTGAGGCGACTCCGGCAGAAGGTGAACCGGAGAAAGATCTCACCTCCGTCTCGCACAAAGCAATGAAGATCGCCTTTCGCACCGGTGGTGTGGTCGGCATGATCACGGTGGGTCTCGGCCTGCTCGGCGCCTCCTGCGTGGTCCTCGTCTACGCCGCCGACGCGCCCAAGGTGCTGGAGGGCTTCGGCCTCGGAGCCGCGCTGATCGCCATGTTCATGAGGGTCGGGGGCGGCATCTTCACCAAGGCCGCCGATGTGGGCGCCGACCTCGTCGGCAAGGTGGAGCAGGGCATCCCGGAGGACGACCCGCGCAATGCCGCCACCATCGCCGACAACGTGGGCGACAACGTCGGTGACTGCGCGGGTATGGCCGCCGACCTCTTCGAGTCGTACGCCGTGACCCTCGTGGCCGCGCTCATCCTCGGCAAGGCCGCCTTCGGGGACGCCGGACTGGCCTTCCCTCTGATCGTTCCGGCGATCGGCGTGCTCACCGCGATGATCGGGATCTTCGCCGTCGCCCCGAGGCGCGCCGACCGCAGTGGGATGACCGCGATCAACCGGGGTTTCTTCATCTCCGCGGTGATCTCGCTCGTCCTGGTGGCGGTGGCGGTGTTCGTCTACCTCCCGTCCTCGTACGCGAAACTGGACGGGGTCACCGATGCCTCGATCACCTCGCACGGTGGGGATCCGCGGGTCTTCGCCCTGGTCGCCGTCGCCATCGGCATCGTCCTGGCGGCACTGATCCAGCAGCTCACCGGCTACTTCACCGAGACCAATCGCCGCCCCGTCCAGGACATCGGGAAGTCCTCGCTGACCGGGCCGGCGACGGTGGTGCTCGCGGGCATCTCCATCGGCCTGGAGTCGGCCGTCTACACCGCGCTGCTGATCGGTCTCGGCGTCTACGGGGCCTTCCTGCTCGGCGGGACATCGATCATGCTCGCGCTCTTCGCGGTGGCTCTCGCCGGAACCGGGCTGCTCACCACCGTGGGTGTCATCGTCGCCATGGACACCTTCGGGCCGGTCTCCGACAACGCCCAGGGCATCGCGGAGATGTCCGGCGATGTCACGGGCGCCGGTGCTCAGGTCCTCACCGACCTGGACGCCGTGGGCAACACCACCAAGGCCATCACCAAGGGCATCGCCATCGCCACCGCCGTACTGGCGGCCGCGGCGCTCTTCGGCTCGTACCGCGACGCCATCGCCACCGCGGTCGACGATGTGGGGGCCAGTGCTGGGGAGATGGGGCTGAGCCTCGACATCTCGCAGCCCAACAACCTGGTCGGCCTGATCCTCGGCGCGGCGGTCGTCTTCCTCTTCTCCGGGCTCGCCATCAACGCGGTCTCGCGGTCGGCCGGGGCCGTGGTCTACGAGGTGCGGCGGCAGTTCCGTGAGCATCCCGGGATCATGGACTACACGGAGAAGCCGGAGTACGGGCGCGTGGTCGACATCTGCACCAAGGACGCCCTGCGTGAGCTGGCCACCCCCGGGCTGCTCGCGGTCCTGGCGCCGATCGCGGTCGGGTTCACCCTCGGGGTCGGCGCGCTCGGCTCGTATCTCGCGGGTGCGATCGGTACGGGCACCCTGATGGCGGTCTTCCTGGCCAACTCCGGCGGCGCGTGGGACAACGCCAAGAAGCTCGTCGAGGACGGGCACTACGGCGGCAAGGGCAGCGATGCCCATGCCGCGACGGTCATCGGTGACACGGTCGGAGACCCGTTCAAGGACACGGCGGGCCCGGCGATCAACCCGTTGCTCAAGGTGATGAACCTCGTGGCGTTGCTCATCGCTCCGGCGGTGGTGCAGTTCAGTTACGGACAGGACGCGAGCGCCGGAGTGCGGGCCGTGGTGGCCGTCTTCGCCCTCGCGGTCATCGTCGGTGCCGTCTACATCTCCAAACGGCGCGGAATCGCCGTGGGTGATGACGACGGCTCCGGGGGCGAGGGCGGTCAGCCGGCCAAGTCGCCCGATCCCGCAGCGGCTTCATGA
- the topA gene encoding type I DNA topoisomerase yields the protein MSPTSETAQGGRRLVIVESPAKAKTIKGYLGPGYVVEASVGHIRDLPNGAAEVPDEYTGEVRRLGVDVENDFQPIYVVNADKKAQVRKLKQLLAESDELFLATDEDREGEAIAWHLQEVLKPKVPVHRMVFHEITKDAIRAAVANPRELNQRMVDAQETRRILDRLYGYEVSPVLWKKVMPKLSAGRVQSVATRLVVERERERIAFRSAEYWDLTGTFSTGRAGDASDPSTLTARLSAVDGRRIAQGRDFGPDGQLKSASGQTLHLDETNARALAAALADSTFAVRSVESKPYRRSPYAPFRTTTLQQEASRKLGFGAKATMQVAQKLYENGFITYMRTDSTTLSETAISAARAQVTQLYGASYLPDKPRTYAGKVKNAQEAHEAIRPSGDRFRTPAETGLTGDQFRLYELIWKRTVASQMKDAVGNSVTVKIGGRASDGRDAEFSASGKTITFHGFMKAYVEGADDPNAELDDRERRLPQVGEGDALSAEEISVDGHATKPPARYTEASLVKELEEREIGRPSTYASIIGTILDRGYVFKKGTALVPSFLSFAVVNLLEKHFGRLVDYDFTARMEDDLDRIARGEAQSVPWLKRFYFGAVPGDDTAGAGAASDAGNGDGDHLGGLKELVTDLGAIDAREISSFPVGNDIKLRVGRYGPYIERGEKDSEGHQRADVPEDLAPDELTVELAEELLAKPSGDFELGADPVSGNQIIAKDGRYGPYVTEVLPEGTPKTGKNAVKPRTASLFKSMSLDTVTLADALKLMSLPRVVGEDAEGVEITAQNGRYGPYLKKGTDSRSLTSEDQLFDITLDEALAIYAQPKQRGRAAAKPPLKELGTDPVSGAPVVVKDGRFGAYVTDGETNATLRTDDSVEDITPERGYELLAEKRAKGPAKKKTAKKAPAKKAPAKKATAKKTAAKTTAAKTTTAKKTAAKKTTTAKKATTTKTAAKKTAASGSTVKD from the coding sequence TTGTCCCCGACCAGCGAGACCGCACAGGGCGGCCGCCGACTCGTCATCGTCGAGTCGCCTGCCAAGGCGAAGACGATCAAGGGCTATCTCGGCCCCGGATACGTCGTCGAGGCGAGCGTCGGGCACATCCGTGACCTGCCGAACGGCGCCGCCGAGGTGCCGGACGAGTACACCGGCGAGGTGCGTCGTCTCGGCGTGGATGTCGAGAACGACTTCCAGCCCATCTATGTTGTCAATGCCGACAAGAAGGCCCAGGTCAGGAAGCTGAAGCAGCTTCTTGCCGAGTCCGACGAACTCTTCCTCGCCACCGATGAGGACCGCGAGGGCGAAGCCATCGCGTGGCACCTCCAGGAAGTCCTGAAGCCCAAGGTCCCGGTCCACCGGATGGTCTTCCACGAGATCACCAAGGACGCGATCCGGGCCGCCGTCGCCAACCCGCGCGAGCTCAATCAGCGCATGGTCGACGCCCAGGAGACCCGCCGTATCCTCGACCGCCTCTACGGCTACGAGGTCTCGCCGGTCCTGTGGAAGAAGGTCATGCCGAAGCTCTCGGCGGGCCGTGTCCAGTCGGTCGCCACCCGCCTCGTCGTCGAGCGGGAGCGCGAGCGCATCGCCTTCCGCTCCGCCGAGTACTGGGACCTGACCGGCACCTTCTCCACCGGCCGAGCCGGTGACGCGTCCGACCCGTCGACCCTCACCGCCCGGCTCAGCGCGGTCGACGGCCGCCGGATCGCCCAGGGCCGCGACTTCGGTCCGGACGGGCAGCTCAAGTCCGCCTCCGGCCAGACGCTGCACCTGGACGAGACGAACGCCCGCGCCCTGGCCGCCGCGCTCGCCGACTCCACGTTCGCGGTCCGGTCCGTCGAGTCGAAGCCGTACCGCCGCTCCCCGTACGCGCCCTTCCGTACGACGACCCTCCAGCAGGAGGCGAGCCGCAAGCTGGGCTTCGGGGCCAAGGCCACCATGCAGGTCGCGCAGAAGCTGTACGAGAACGGCTTCATCACCTACATGCGTACCGACTCCACGACGCTCTCGGAGACCGCGATCTCCGCGGCCCGCGCCCAGGTCACGCAGCTGTACGGGGCGAGCTACCTGCCCGACAAGCCGCGTACGTACGCCGGCAAGGTCAAGAACGCGCAGGAGGCGCACGAGGCGATCCGCCCCTCCGGCGATCGCTTCCGTACGCCCGCCGAGACCGGGCTCACCGGCGACCAGTTCCGGCTCTACGAGCTGATCTGGAAGCGGACCGTCGCCTCCCAGATGAAGGACGCGGTCGGCAACTCCGTCACCGTCAAGATCGGCGGCCGGGCGAGCGACGGCCGGGACGCCGAGTTCTCCGCCTCCGGCAAGACGATCACCTTCCACGGCTTCATGAAGGCGTACGTCGAAGGCGCCGACGACCCGAACGCCGAGCTCGACGACCGTGAGCGGCGCCTGCCGCAGGTCGGCGAGGGCGACGCGCTGTCCGCCGAGGAGATCTCGGTCGACGGTCACGCCACGAAGCCCCCGGCCCGTTACACCGAGGCCTCGCTGGTCAAGGAGCTCGAAGAGCGCGAGATCGGCCGTCCGTCGACGTACGCCTCGATCATCGGGACGATCCTCGACCGCGGCTACGTCTTCAAGAAGGGCACGGCGCTCGTCCCGTCCTTCCTCTCCTTCGCCGTGGTCAACCTGCTGGAGAAGCACTTCGGCCGGCTCGTCGACTACGACTTCACCGCCCGCATGGAGGACGACCTCGACCGCATCGCGCGGGGCGAGGCCCAGTCCGTGCCGTGGCTGAAGCGTTTCTACTTCGGCGCGGTCCCCGGTGATGACACGGCCGGTGCCGGTGCGGCGTCCGACGCGGGCAACGGCGACGGCGACCACCTCGGCGGCCTGAAGGAACTGGTCACCGACCTCGGCGCCATCGACGCCCGGGAGATCTCCTCGTTCCCGGTCGGCAACGACATCAAGCTCCGGGTCGGCCGGTACGGCCCGTACATCGAGCGCGGCGAGAAGGACTCCGAGGGCCACCAGCGCGCCGACGTGCCCGAGGACCTGGCACCCGACGAGCTGACCGTGGAGCTGGCGGAGGAGCTGCTGGCCAAGCCCAGCGGCGACTTCGAGCTCGGCGCGGACCCGGTGAGCGGGAACCAGATCATCGCCAAGGACGGGCGCTACGGCCCGTACGTCACCGAGGTACTGCCCGAGGGCACGCCGAAGACCGGGAAGAACGCGGTGAAGCCGCGGACCGCCTCGCTCTTCAAGTCCATGTCGCTGGACACGGTGACGCTGGCCGACGCGCTCAAGCTGATGTCGCTGCCGCGCGTCGTCGGCGAGGACGCCGAGGGCGTCGAGATCACCGCGCAGAACGGCCGCTACGGTCCGTATCTGAAGAAGGGCACGGACTCGCGTTCGCTGACCTCCGAGGACCAGCTGTTCGACATCACGCTCGACGAGGCCCTCGCGATCTACGCCCAGCCCAAGCAGCGGGGCCGCGCCGCGGCCAAGCCGCCGCTGAAGGAACTGGGCACGGACCCGGTGAGCGGGGCGCCGGTGGTCGTGAAGGACGGCCGCTTCGGCGCGTACGTCACCGACGGCGAGACGAACGCGACGCTGCGGACCGACGACAGCGTCGAGGACATCACGCCGGAGCGCGGCTACGAGCTCCTCGCCGAGAAGCGCGCCAAGGGACCCGCCAAGAAGAAGACGGCGAAGAAGGCCCCTGCGAAGAAGGCCCCGGCCAAGAAGGCGACGGCCAAGAAGACGGCCGCGAAGACCACGGCGGCCAAGACCACGACAGCCAAGAAGACCGCCGCGAAGAAGACCACGACGGCCAAGAAGGCCACGACCACGAAGACGGCGGCGAAGAAGACCGCCGCTTCCGGTTCGACTGTCAAGGACTGA
- the tmk gene encoding dTMP kinase: MTRAEQPTVVSPTSDTLAADSRERAVRALLRIPPLKRLWSAQLVGSIGDALALLVLVLLSLQAAVLEGSFGAGYRGAAFAVAAVFGARIISTLLFGAVLLGPLTSLTAPGGPLDRRWLMIGTDGLRLALLVVAPLWIDWAPDQALLMILITVFVTGVAERLWTVAKESAAPALLPAPPLEGAAVRPLPDRLDALRRLSLRTNFLAVPAAAVVLLVATLIGNLLGSGLEWFSFHQAALGSYIAAGLFSASISTLYFLELPATPTPRPRSPLEGLRRPTYGNGPEKGRTGSLPLVVGACAAVAGAIAAAAAVSVLHAADLGGGPATFALLILALTGGTALGIRTAQKVLPTLSRRRLLALATAVTGIALLALGLVPDTATGLMIALLAGYTAGVAANTGHALVDQETEEPRRARTTEHLQAVVRVLVALGAVGGPLLAAAIGRHRLGSGDFVFAHGGAAFVLMLFGALLLPVAAIVLARTDDRAGVPLRRDLREALRGGDPAVAPAATGFFLALEGGDGAGKSTQVEALAEWIRAKGHEVVVTREPGATPVGKRLRSILLDVSSAGLSNRAEALLYAADRAEHVDSVVRPALERGAIVLSDRYIDSSVAYQGAGRDLAPTEIARISRWATSGLVPHLTVLLDVDPETARERFTEAPDRLESEPPEFHARVRSGFLTLAAADPSRYLVVDAGQEPEAITTVVRHRLDQLLPLSEAEIEAQAKARREAEEEARRKAEEEAARKAEEERLERERQEQLAKLRAEEEERKRRELEEARQREAERQAEEARQRAEEARRRAEEDRLRLEAEEKAREAEQERLRRQAAEEARLRKEAEERRLEKQRKAEEALMRAEEARRQAEAAAAVRTEAARAEAERMEVARAEAARAEAARAAAASRAEAASRAEEASRAEEASRAEAASRAEAPATPSVPDNELTVPTPIVNPNEVTQPVPKAQPTDRPADGGSSSGRARSDRPASDNEETAMLPRVTDPAAGRSGHRPVRDAEETAVLPPVRGEEPADRVPPGIFRDERPSAAESENERTRELPQISDDPQAARDQPEQGRRNRPRPDWAEETPLDDLPSLADELLGEHEEDPGTSRRGRRPRG; this comes from the coding sequence ATGACGCGAGCCGAGCAGCCAACGGTCGTGAGCCCCACCTCCGACACACTTGCCGCAGACTCACGCGAGCGCGCCGTACGAGCCCTGTTGCGTATTCCTCCGCTGAAGCGGTTGTGGAGCGCCCAGCTCGTCGGAAGTATCGGCGATGCACTCGCCCTTCTCGTGCTGGTGTTGTTGTCGCTGCAAGCGGCGGTCCTGGAGGGCTCATTCGGAGCCGGATACCGCGGGGCGGCCTTTGCCGTCGCCGCCGTGTTCGGTGCCCGGATTATTTCCACCCTGCTCTTCGGAGCCGTACTCCTGGGGCCGTTGACGTCGCTCACGGCGCCCGGCGGGCCGCTGGACCGGCGCTGGCTGATGATCGGGACGGACGGGCTGCGGCTCGCGCTGCTGGTCGTCGCCCCGCTGTGGATCGACTGGGCACCCGACCAGGCGCTCCTGATGATCCTGATCACCGTCTTCGTGACCGGTGTCGCCGAGCGGCTGTGGACGGTGGCCAAGGAGAGCGCGGCCCCCGCGCTGCTGCCCGCCCCGCCGCTCGAAGGCGCCGCCGTACGTCCGCTGCCCGACCGCCTCGACGCGCTGCGCCGGCTCTCCCTGCGGACGAACTTCCTGGCCGTACCCGCCGCCGCGGTGGTCCTGCTGGTCGCCACGCTGATCGGCAATCTGCTCGGCTCCGGCCTTGAGTGGTTCTCCTTCCACCAGGCGGCCCTCGGCTCGTACATCGCGGCCGGGCTCTTCTCCGCCTCGATCTCCACGCTGTACTTCCTCGAACTGCCCGCCACCCCGACGCCCCGCCCGCGCTCGCCGCTGGAGGGTCTGCGCAGGCCGACCTATGGCAACGGCCCCGAAAAGGGCCGCACCGGGTCCCTCCCGCTGGTCGTCGGCGCCTGCGCCGCCGTCGCCGGGGCGATCGCCGCGGCCGCCGCCGTCTCCGTGCTGCACGCGGCCGACCTGGGTGGCGGACCCGCCACGTTCGCGCTGCTGATCCTCGCGCTGACCGGCGGCACCGCACTCGGTATCCGTACCGCGCAGAAGGTGCTGCCCACCCTGTCGCGGCGCCGGCTGCTGGCCCTCGCCACCGCCGTCACCGGCATCGCGCTCCTCGCGCTCGGACTGGTGCCCGACACCGCGACCGGGCTGATGATCGCGCTGCTCGCCGGCTACACCGCCGGAGTCGCCGCGAACACCGGCCACGCACTGGTGGACCAGGAGACCGAGGAGCCCCGGCGCGCCAGGACCACCGAGCACCTCCAGGCCGTCGTCCGGGTGCTCGTCGCCCTCGGCGCCGTCGGGGGACCGCTGCTCGCCGCCGCCATCGGCCGGCACCGCCTGGGCTCCGGCGACTTCGTCTTCGCCCATGGCGGAGCGGCCTTCGTCCTGATGCTGTTCGGCGCGCTGCTGCTGCCCGTCGCCGCGATCGTCCTGGCCAGGACGGACGACCGTGCGGGCGTACCGCTCCGCCGCGACCTGCGGGAGGCGCTGCGCGGGGGCGACCCGGCGGTCGCGCCCGCGGCCACCGGCTTCTTCCTCGCCCTGGAGGGCGGCGACGGGGCCGGAAAGTCCACCCAGGTGGAGGCGCTCGCCGAGTGGATCCGGGCCAAGGGCCACGAGGTCGTCGTGACCCGTGAGCCGGGCGCCACCCCGGTCGGCAAGCGGCTGCGTTCGATCCTGCTCGACGTGTCCTCCGCCGGGCTCTCCAACCGGGCCGAGGCGCTGCTGTACGCCGCCGACCGGGCCGAGCACGTCGACTCCGTCGTCCGTCCGGCGCTGGAGCGGGGCGCGATCGTCCTCTCCGACCGCTACATCGACTCGTCCGTCGCCTACCAGGGTGCGGGCCGCGATCTGGCCCCGACCGAGATCGCCCGGATCTCCCGGTGGGCGACGAGCGGCCTCGTACCGCATCTGACCGTGCTGCTGGACGTCGACCCGGAGACCGCGCGGGAACGCTTCACCGAGGCTCCGGACCGGCTGGAGTCCGAGCCGCCGGAGTTCCACGCCCGGGTGCGTTCCGGCTTCCTCACCCTCGCGGCGGCCGACCCGTCCCGCTATCTGGTGGTGGACGCCGGCCAGGAGCCGGAAGCGATCACCACGGTCGTACGCCACCGGCTCGACCAGCTCCTTCCGCTCTCCGAGGCCGAGATCGAGGCGCAGGCGAAGGCCCGCCGCGAGGCCGAGGAAGAGGCCCGGCGCAAGGCCGAGGAAGAGGCTGCCCGCAAGGCGGAGGAGGAGCGGCTGGAGCGCGAGCGCCAAGAGCAGCTCGCCAAGCTCCGTGCCGAGGAGGAGGAGCGCAAGCGCCGCGAGCTGGAGGAGGCCCGGCAGCGCGAGGCCGAACGCCAGGCCGAGGAGGCCCGGCAGCGCGCCGAGGAGGCCCGCCGTCGCGCCGAGGAGGACCGGCTGCGGCTCGAAGCCGAGGAGAAGGCGCGCGAGGCCGAGCAGGAACGCCTCCGCAGGCAGGCCGCGGAAGAGGCCCGGCTGCGCAAGGAGGCGGAGGAGCGGCGCCTGGAGAAGCAGCGCAAGGCGGAAGAGGCGCTGATGCGGGCCGAGGAGGCCCGGCGCCAGGCGGAGGCCGCCGCCGCGGTCCGTACGGAGGCGGCGCGCGCCGAGGCCGAACGCATGGAGGTGGCGCGTGCCGAAGCCGCACGTGCCGAGGCCGCGCGGGCCGCAGCCGCTTCGCGGGCCGAGGCGGCTTCGCGGGCGGAGGAGGCTTCACGGGCGGAGGAGGCTTCCCGTGCCGAGGCTGCTTCCCGTGCCGAGGCCCCTGCGACCCCGTCCGTACCGGACAACGAGCTGACGGTGCCGACGCCGATCGTGAACCCGAACGAGGTGACGCAGCCGGTCCCGAAGGCGCAGCCGACCGACCGCCCGGCCGACGGCGGCTCGTCGTCCGGCCGGGCCCGGTCCGACCGCCCGGCCTCGGACAACGAGGAGACGGCCATGCTGCCCAGGGTCACCGACCCGGCCGCGGGGCGTTCCGGCCACCGTCCGGTGCGGGACGCGGAGGAGACGGCTGTCCTTCCGCCCGTCCGCGGCGAGGAGCCCGCCGACCGGGTGCCGCCGGGCATCTTCCGGGACGAGCGCCCGTCCGCGGCGGAGAGCGAGAACGAACGCACCCGCGAACTGCCGCAGATCAGCGACGACCCGCAGGCCGCCCGCGACCAGCCGGAACAGGGCCGGCGCAACCGGCCCCGGCCGGACTGGGCGGAGGAGACCCCGCTGGACGATCTGCCCTCCCTCGCCGACGAACTGCTCGGCGAGCACGAAGAGGACCCGGGCACGTCGCGCCGGGGCCGTCGGCCGCGCGGCTGA